The genomic segment cttGCTACGTTTAGTGGCACCGCTAATTTCATATGGGGGAAATGAAGCTCCTGGCGTTTTGAGATTAGACATATTGTTCTTTCCAAAAATATGCAGAAACAGTGAACTAGTCTGCATGGCCAAGAGCATTAGATGCCATGCATAAGAAAAGTGATGCCCGATTGGTcgtttccaaattacttgccaTTCACTATAATTAATCGGTGTAAAAAAGAACTTGACAGACTCGAGAGTCTTCTCAATCATGATGGACAAATTAGAACTAAACGTGAAAAAATGCACGAAACATCTGTAAGGACATAAGAAGATGACGGATGGAATATGAGCTTCTGTGATTCCATATGTCCATCAAATGGGAATGATCCAATCCAAGGGGGGGAATAGTTGCTAAAAATAGTATAAAATTGCACAGTAGGTTTCCAAGATTTTATCTGATAAGGAGAATTTGATTTTCATATTCTAAATGTTTCAGGGAACTTCATTATATTAGTTTGTTAAGTAAATAATATTCTCAGCATTGACCAGAGTTAATCTATGCAATGGCCAAAAGGGATTGTTTTGATCAGTGGAAACCGGTGGTTGCGATGGTGGGCGTTAGTTTTGCCTCGGCCATTGTTAACATATCACTCAAGAAGGCCCTGAATCAGGGAATGAGCCATTTGCTCTTTATCACTTACAGGCAATCCATCTCTGCTATTTTCTTGATCCCCATTGTCTGTTTCTGGGAAAGGTACAGAGACAAGTACTGAATATATTTCTGTTTAGAGCAGTAATGCCTTTTTCTCTCGCCAAATTTGGCTGAGCTCAATCCAAATTAGACTTGAGAATAAATATACTTTTTATTCCAACAGAAGTACGATGTGTTGTAAAATATAGTACTCTTATCGCAGGAAATGCTGGAAACATCTCACTTGTGGCATATTATGCAGTCTTTTTTTCAGTGGACTACTCGGGTTAGTGCCAGTCTGTTTTAAGTACTGTGCCATAATTACTCGATTTTGGCACCATAGCTTACGATAAAATTACCTATGTATAATTCATGTCAGACAGTTATTGAAATGAGTTGTTTGCAGGGCAACCCTTACTCAATACTTCTTCCTTGTTGGGCTTAGATATACATCACCAACGTACACTTGCGCTTTCATTAACGTGGTGCCAGTGATTACATTTATGTTGGCCCTGCCACTTAGGTAACTTGTAAGCAAATCTTTTAGATGGCTCTCCAATTATGAATTATGTATCAATTACACAAAATCTTGCAGGCAGGAGAAAGTTAACTTGAAAATTTCAAGTGGAAGAGCAAAGGTGTTGGGCACAATAGTTTGTGTTGGAGGAGCCTTAGTTCTAATCCTGTACAAAGGAATGCCAGTGATCAATGCGCCTAAATCATCCCCTGCAATGCTCCAGAAAGCCAAGCATGATACCGAAAATTGGGTTATTGGTTCCATATTTCTTGCGTTGGGTGGCATCGTGTGGGCTTCATGGTTTCTCATTCAGTCTTGGATTGGAAAATTTTACCCCTATCAGTATTGCAGCACAGCTCTTTTGTGTTTCTTCAGTGCTATCCAATCAGCCATCTTATGTGTTGCCGTCGAAAGACCCAATTCTTGGACCCTCAAAGGACCATTACAGATTTTTACTATCATTTATGCTGTAAGCATGCATTGAACCTGTTTTTAATCAACATATCTTGTAGTTTTAATCAACATGTAGTTTTAAGCAGGGGGTAAAAGCAAGTTATATACTATCAAACTTCTGATTTCTGAAGAACCCTCTAGTTACTTTCGTTTCTTTGCTTATTGATTCATTCTTTGAGCTTTATGTAACTATCAGGAAGGAATTGCAGAACTAAACAAGCCAATCTCTGTTAATTCTATACAGGGAATCGTGGGATCAGGTCTGGGCTACGTAAGCATGTCATGGTGTGTAAAACAAAGGGGGCCTGTTTTCACTGCAGCATTTAGTCCTTTCCTACAAATCTTTGTTGCTATCTTTGGTGTCTCCTTACTTCATGAACAGATAAATCTTGGAAGGTAAATCTGTCTCAAGTCccatttctccctttttttcttgtcaagaatttccagatcaATATACCATTGTATCAGTTCTCAAAAGTGGTTCTTGTATTATCATAcataaaaggggaaaaagaaaagccatTAGTATTACCAAAAGTAAAACCAATATATAACCCCCGGTAGTTTACCAAACATTAGCCATTAGTATTACTAAAAATTACCTTTTACCCCCAGTAGTTTGGCACTTTATCACTTGTCCCCTCCAAGTTTAAAAGCTACATATAACCCCTCataatttgaattaaagtgttTCCGTTAAAACTAACGGTCAAACAAATTAACATTTTCActacttcttttcctttttttcttttttcattctctctctctctctctgtgtgaAAGAGAAGATATAATCTTGAAAACCTATTGACTGTATCATActaaaaaaggaagagaaaatatGATCTTGAAAACCTATTGACTGTATCATACTAAAAAAGAATGTAAATGGACATGCTAAAGAAGCATTATTTACATGGAACCAGGCTAATATACCTGGGAGGACCATATCATACTAGTGATAAATCCTCAGAATCATGGCAATTTTTACTCTTTGCTAATGATTTTGGTACTTGTTTTTGGACAGCATTTTGGGATCCATTCTTGTTATAATTGGTATGTATATTCTTCTATGGGGAAAGAGCAAGGAAGCAGACCCTGATCACGAGAATGCTTCTGAAAAAGTTGGAGATTGCAACCACACCTTGCCAGTCACTACACCAACAGCTGCTGGCTCAATAACTTCTGGATAACTGCTGCTCTTATACTGAAGCTCCTCTGCATCTTTAAAGAACTGTAGACTTCtgatcaaaaaagaaaaatcccaGTAACTGACCATAAAACATTTGTTAAtcaaaaaccaagattcaaggTTCAGAAATCACAAGAAGAAATAAACAGACAACGATTTTTGCATCATGGTGATTTTTCCTTTCGGCACGGTCGTAGCTGGCAAAGCATTATCGCCATTGTTAGCCATAGATCGGCTCTCATGTATCATATCTGTTGTGTACAGGTAATAGACTGTGCACACAGAAAATAATTTCTGTGGGATAGAATTTTAATTTCGTTTTATGTTCTTGCAAGATTGCATCCTGATTTTCTGCCCTTTACTTTGAATTGCAAATTATCGTTGAATACGAATTCTTTTGTTCAAATCTGATTGCTctataaaaaaaatctcaagCATAGAGAGACAAACAATTTGTACCATTTACACTATATCCTAATATAGCAGCCAAGAAATAGAAGTGAAAGATGTCAATATTTATCACTTACCCCAAGAGTTGGGTGAATCTCACATGCATCCACACAATTTGGATCACCTCAACTCAGCATGCAAACATTGAGTTCCTCTTTTACTATTAATTACTTGAGGATCAAATCTTTAAACAAAATTTAGAGCAGTCATTTCAATTAAAAAGTTAAGAGGAAATGAAGATATTAGTGCAATATATCACAACATAAATGTATCTCTAAGCAGGATGTGCAATGGCTATATTATAATTGGtaatttgaaaatgattttttattacaaaaaaaaaattgttaattattaTCCTTTGTTGTTTTACCCTTCCCGTTACACTTGGCTTAACTTGTTCAGATTAGAGACAATTAAGTATGATTCTTAAAAGTAGTTTAAAGCACCAGAAAATGATAActcaaatttttcttcattttatttttgacaTTCAACACAaggatcatttttttttcaacacaaGGATCATATATATTGGATGTACTTCATACATTTATCtatgaagaaaaaaatataagctaatatgtgtgtgtgtgtatttcatACTTCAATTTCATATCAAAATTGGGTATTTAAGCAGTTAACACCTTAATTTTATAGTGGATTATCACTTTGATAAAGTTTGTTATATCTCGTCACATGActcaaattttttcaatatgACAAAAATTCTAACCATATGATAGTATCATCTTTTTTTCTCATTCATAatcaaaacaaaagggaaaattgtACAAATCGTCCCTCACATATTAATGATGTGAAAATTTAGTCCCTGAGAACGAAAACGAGCATTTTTAGTCCATTACAAACAAAAAATGATCAATTTTGGTCCCTGTTAGCTTTTTCGCGTGAATTCTTGACGAACCCAGTCATGTGAACATCACGTGACCAACTTTTGAGGGACAAAAGGGGCATTGCTAGTGCCAAATTACTCTGGGCTCTGGTTCTGCTgtcaaagaaggaaaaggaaaataaaagccAGCGAACGATGGAAATTAAGCCAGGCAAACTCAGCTTCTGGCCCCGCCACTTCTAGGTTGGATTCAATAAGTGAGAGCACTAATTTAGTTAGGTTCACACTTGACGAAATTAAGGCTGCCACCAAGAATTTTTCGAGGGAGAACATAATTGGAAGAGGAGGGTATGGGAACGTGTACAAGGGTGTGTCGCCTGAAAGCTCTGAAGCGGCATTGAAGAGGTTCAAGAATTGTTCTGCTTTCAGGGATGCCACTTTCACGCACGAGGTTGAGGTCATTGCCAGTATTAGGCATGTCAATCTCGTCCAAATTACTCTTCCAAAGCCATTGATAAATTACAGCAACAATGGCCATGAATAGCATCAGATTCATTCTGCGctctttgagttttcttttcttcacaTCAGTCTCCAAATCTTTCACCTTCTTTGTTAACCTTCGTGCGTGCCTCACCATTTTATCGCACCTCTCATAGCCGCTTGTTTCATGCCACTTGAAGTACCCACAGCCGCCACCGCCATTATTATGCTGGTCATGGAGAACGGAGCTCAGATTctccaaaaaaggaaaacaaaatatttTGAAGCAAAAACTTACTTCATAATAGGCACATTCATAGAATTTCTTTCTTGGGTTCTTAGCTGTCCACGAAATCTTCACTGTGGTTGGTATACCGCAACTACAGTTTGGTGGTTCTCCCGTGGCAACTTCAAAGAAATTTAGGGATTTGAAGTGCTTTGAAGGAAGAAAGATACTGGTCCTCTACATTTTGGTCAAGATCCGAGTGACTTGCCCTTTTTGTCCCTCAAAAGTTGGTCACGTGATGTTCACATGATTGGGTCCGTCAAGAATTCACACGAAAAAGCTAACAAGGACCAAAATTGATCATTTTTTGTTTGTAATGGACTAAAGTGTTCGTTTTCGTTCTCAGGGACTAAATTTTCACATCATTAATATGTGAGGGACGATTTGTGCAATTTTcccaaaacaaaattaaacaagtTTAATTACACAAAACTCAAAAAGGTCAAAATACAAAATGGCTAACCTTTCTCAGCCGGAGCCGGAGTGAAAAGACATTGACCCCTATCCGCTAGGAAAACATTTAGGATAGACTGAGCTAAAACAAGCCTCTCCATGGCTGctctcctctccctctcctccccAACTCCTACAAGAACTTCATCAGCCGTCCACCACCATCCCTCTTCTCCATTCAAGGTAAACAATACTCTGCCCCCCATATATCTCAATTCGTATTCATCCTTTCTAAGACAATTCCTAATCAAAATTGTACTTCTTGTCAATTTCTTTAGTACTTTagacaaaaatcaagaatcccttttttcttcttgttgctcattttgaaatatttacaGGGGAATGTGAGAAATTTTAAGGCAAACCCAAGTTTTGTTTTTCCGTCTAGTGTAAGAATTACTGATAAAACTGGGACTAAGCAAAGAGCACCATTGATAGTGTTGAACAAAGCTTATGCggactcttcttcttcttcaattcaaGCTGCTTCTGGTATCTCTAGCTTTCGATTTCGGTTGAATAATTTAGGTCCTCAACCTGGGTCTACAAAGAAAGCGAAGAGAAAGGGTAGAGGTCACTCTGCTGGGCAAGGGGGTAGCTGTGGATTTGGGATGAGGGGTCAGAAATCAAGGTCTGGTCCAGGTGTCCGAAAGGGGTTCGAAGGCGGTCAAATGCCGTTGTACCGAAGGATTCCTAAGCTTAGAGGCATTGCTGGAGGTGATTCATTGaagtttcttgtttcttttttttttattattgatgTTACCAAGAAAGGTTTATCTTGTAGTTTCATATCGGTTATTTGATGGCCATTTGTAAAGTTGGAAGCTTTTGAATGATTATGTGAACTTTAGCTTCATGTTTACTTTTGCAAGAGACTATGGATGGAGTACACCTTTTCGGAAGCAATTTGTATATTCTGTGTTTGTGAAAATGTGTTTTACTCGATCATATATGTCTTATTCAGCAGCATGACTTTTGTAGAATTTATCCATGGAGTTCAAGTATAGATGTCATGTATATTTGCTTGACAAGGACTTAGCTTGGTCTGAGAATTGAGTTATAGAACTTCAAACTGATTAACCTGATAGATTCTGTACGTCAAACAGAGTGCAAAAATGGGATTCATGTGGTTAATCCTGTACTTGTTATTCTTCTGTGGGCATGAATGCAACAAATATTAGTGTTAGTGGACTTACAACTGTAGATCCTGAATCTGGACAAGGTTTAAATACTTCAAAACTTAATGTAGCGAGTGGGTTATTTAGGTTAAGCTTCATGCTTGTAAAAACTTCATCTCTGACTAGTGTAGGATCACAGCTTGTAACTGATGTTCAATAGCTTGGCAGAAGCAGAAGATTTTTTTTATGTTGTAATGAAATGAGAGTTGGGAAGTCATCTTACTTGAATCTTTCATGCTTGGTAACCAAACTGAACTTGCATGTGTTTttggcatcatctttatgatgCATAGTTTCACCTTTCATCTTTTTGGCATCACCTTTCAACTTTTGTATGTTTGATGCATAGTTTTCTATTCTTTTTGGTGTTGAGATCAAGAAACAGGTCATTGGATGCTTGATCTTTAATtaggttcttcttcttcttctccttctatGTGCCTTGTTGTAGTGCTTCCAGTTTTATTACTAAGGTTTGTAATTTTCACCTAAATGAAGGTATGCATGCTGGACTACCAAAATATGTCCCAGTAAATCTGAAAGACGTAGAGGATGCAGGATTCCAAGAGGGAGAAGAGGTATCCCTAGAGTCATTGAAGAAGAAGGGTCTGATCAACCCATCAGGAAGAGAAAGGAGACTTCCTTTAAAGGTAAGATAATACTTAAATACCACAATTTGGTTTAGCGACATTTTGTGGATATGTTTTCTTTAGATGAGGCTTTTGGAAACTTGACCCAGCAAATTAATTGGCAAAAAAGATTGCATGTAAGAAAGAGATTCTAGAAGAGTTGTTTTCTTCCGAATGGCCACTTAATTTCGACATGCAGCCCATGAGTCAGCTTATGTGTAGGTCACAACAATCTAAATGTCCTGAATAACTGGCAAAAATACTAGTTCAGAGCAATAAGGTGATTGTACATGTCACGTGAAGTGTTGTTACCCAGTATTTTGATTGTCTTTGCTAAATGGGAGAAATCATAAAATGTTGCACAAAAAATATCATAACATGGTAGGTTTCCTTGCTTTTTTGGATCTGAGATTCTGGCAAAATGGCT from the Coffea arabica cultivar ET-39 chromosome 11e, Coffea Arabica ET-39 HiFi, whole genome shotgun sequence genome contains:
- the LOC113719514 gene encoding large ribosomal subunit protein uL15c gives rise to the protein MAALLSLSSPTPTRTSSAVHHHPSSPFKGNVRNFKANPSFVFPSSVRITDKTGTKQRAPLIVLNKAYADSSSSSIQAASGISSFRFRLNNLGPQPGSTKKAKRKGRGHSAGQGGSCGFGMRGQKSRSGPGVRKGFEGGQMPLYRRIPKLRGIAGGMHAGLPKYVPVNLKDVEDAGFQEGEEVSLESLKKKGLINPSGRERRLPLKILGDGELSVKLSFKARAFSASAKEKLEAAGCSLMVLPGRKKWVKPSVAKNLARAAEYFAKKNAAAAESADPSS
- the LOC113719290 gene encoding WAT1-related protein At3g30340-like; protein product: MAKRDCFDQWKPVVAMVGVSFASAIVNISLKKALNQGMSHLLFITYRQSISAIFLIPIVCFWERKCWKHLTCGILCSLFFSGLLGATLTQYFFLVGLRYTSPTYTCAFINVVPVITFMLALPLRQEKVNLKISSGRAKVLGTIVCVGGALVLILYKGMPVINAPKSSPAMLQKAKHDTENWVIGSIFLALGGIVWASWFLIQSWIGKFYPYQYCSTALLCFFSAIQSAILCVAVERPNSWTLKGPLQIFTIIYAGIVGSGLGYVSMSWCVKQRGPVFTAAFSPFLQIFVAIFGVSLLHEQINLGSILGSILVIIGMYILLWGKSKEADPDHENASEKVGDCNHTLPVTTPTAAGSITSG